Within the Flavobacterium sp. N502536 genome, the region TCTAATAATTCTCGAAAATGAAAAATAGCCTAACTGTATTACTTATAAGCCTGGTTTGTCAAATTGCACTGGGACAAAACTCAAGAAAACCATTGCACGGACAAGTTACAAACAAATCGCTTGCCATTGAAAGCGGTTATGTAATGAATGTAAATGCCAATGTCAGAACCTTTATCGGTTCAGGCGGATTGTTTGATATCATGGCAAAACCCAAAGACACCTTGTTGTTTACAGGATTGGCGTTTCAATCTAAAAAAATTGTGCTGACGGAAAAAGATTGTGCCGAAATTTTGCTTTCCGTGCCTTTAAATCTGATAAGCAATGAGCTGAAAGAAGTTTTGGTGCATAAAGATCTTAAAGTGAAAGCACTTGGGGGAGGTTCGCAGAAATATGCTGACATGCAATTTGAGGATGATAAACAGTCTACAGCCAAAAATATCACAATGTATTCCGATCAGACTATTAAGTACGGAATGGATTTCGTTAGAATTTTTAAAGATGTTAAAAAGCTGCTCTCTAAAAATGAGGACGTAAAAGAAGAAGTTATAACCGATATGGCTTTTATCGAATATTCAAGATCCAATTTTAAAACAAATTTCTTCACAGGTACGCTGGGATTAAAAGAAGATGAAATTGAATTGTTTTTAATGTATTGCTCAAATGATCCGGAATCAAGAAAACATCTTGAGCCTGAGCAGAAATTTGAATTGATTGATTTCTTAGTCAATAAAAACAAAGAATTTAAAAAAGTGAAAGTTTCGCAGTAATGAAAAATAAAGTAATCTATCCTTTACTTAGCATCTTGTTTTTGTCGCTTACTGCTTTTGCATTTCATAAGTTTTATGTGGGCGTTTTTCAGGTCAATTATGCGGCTGAAAAAAAGATGATTCAGATTACTTCCCGTATTTTTATTGACGACCTGAATAATGGTATGGAGAAAAAATACCATAAAAAAACATTTGTAGGAACCGATAAAGAAACCGAGGCGGATGTAGAGTTGTTGAAAAGATACCTTTCAGAAAACTTTAGCATTAAAATAAACGGTCAGTCAAAGCCTATTACTTTTCTGTCTAAAGAAGTAGAAGCCAGCGATGTTTTGGTGTGTTATTCCCGTATAAAAGACATTGATAAATTCAAAACCATTGAGATTTCAAACACGATTTTGGTGGATTGGAATGCTGAGCAA harbors:
- a CDS encoding DUF6702 family protein, with the translated sequence MKNKVIYPLLSILFLSLTAFAFHKFYVGVFQVNYAAEKKMIQITSRIFIDDLNNGMEKKYHKKTFVGTDKETEADVELLKRYLSENFSIKINGQSKPITFLSKEVEASDVLVCYSRIKDIDKFKTIEISNTILVDWNAEQQNITHITAFGSKKSVLFTESSRKELLKY